In a genomic window of Sulfuriferula nivalis:
- a CDS encoding 4Fe4S-binding leucine-rich repeat protein: protein MMMTIDAVEAFEALDWQAQPIDCATCAHQTLLASGQCESQHACVFDRYALRIDRFFRWNPALAKDYLKHPYFEVRAIAAKYVEVFYLPQLVADEDETVRWSAAQRLTLSQLRLLRTDPDREVRIRVATRLPETELKSMLHDADYYVRTIVARRLPIGLLPLMIHDADREVRSEVAKRIALSSLRLMADDPEVQVRLVVARRLPAAQLSLYIHDADWRVRYEVAQRIDEKQLYGLQADDDEVVREIVQTRQRLSALMSSVSLSQCGVQL, encoded by the coding sequence ATGATGATGACGATTGACGCTGTTGAAGCTTTTGAAGCGCTCGACTGGCAGGCACAGCCTATAGATTGCGCGACGTGTGCTCATCAAACACTACTTGCATCAGGGCAGTGTGAATCACAACATGCTTGCGTGTTTGATCGCTATGCGCTGCGCATAGATAGATTTTTCCGCTGGAATCCGGCCTTGGCCAAAGATTATCTCAAACATCCGTATTTTGAGGTGCGCGCCATTGCCGCGAAATATGTCGAAGTGTTTTATTTACCGCAGTTGGTGGCCGACGAGGACGAAACCGTGCGCTGGAGTGCGGCACAGAGACTGACATTGTCACAGTTGCGGCTGTTACGGACTGATCCTGATCGCGAAGTGCGGATACGTGTAGCGACTCGTTTGCCTGAAACTGAATTGAAATCGATGTTGCACGACGCCGATTATTACGTGCGCACTATCGTGGCGAGACGCTTACCCATTGGTTTGCTGCCTTTGATGATACATGACGCTGATCGTGAAGTGCGTTCGGAAGTGGCTAAACGTATCGCCCTGAGCAGCTTGCGCCTGATGGCGGATGACCCGGAAGTTCAGGTGCGACTTGTGGTTGCAAGACGGTTGCCCGCAGCGCAACTGAGTTTATATATTCACGATGCAGATTGGCGTGTGCGTTACGAAGTAGCGCAGCGTATCGATGAGAAACAGCTTTACGGATTGCAGGCAGATGACGACGAAGTCGTACGTGAAATTGTGCAGACCCGTCAACGTCTTTCGGCACTTATGTCTTCGGTCAGTTTATCTCAGTGTGGAGTGCAGCTATGA
- a CDS encoding nitrogen fixation protein NifZ: MKISRDDSIVELSGPPDFNYGQKVKSLKTVRNDGTFQGKEIGDILVNKGDIGYVTSIGTFLQQFYIYAVEFVEHGYRVGMRGKELDAVEEMKPYDQEVQF, from the coding sequence ATGAAAATCAGTCGTGATGACAGCATCGTAGAATTAAGTGGTCCGCCAGATTTTAACTATGGGCAAAAGGTTAAAAGCCTGAAAACTGTGCGCAATGACGGCACTTTTCAGGGTAAGGAAATCGGCGATATTCTGGTTAACAAAGGTGATATCGGCTATGTCACCAGCATCGGCACATTTTTGCAGCAGTTTTATATTTATGCAGTCGAATTTGTTGAACACGGTTACCGGGTCGGTATGCGTGGCAAAGAGCTGGATGCGGTTGAAGAAATGAAACCATATGATCAGGAAGTTCAGTTTTAA
- a CDS encoding nitrogen fixation protein NifZ — translation MIEPRVAKFQWGQRVVAGIDLINDGSYPECEENALLVAQGSIGEVVQIGHHVDTDTPVYLVEFGTDAKSGYVVGCMEEEISPV, via the coding sequence ATGATAGAGCCCAGAGTAGCAAAATTTCAGTGGGGTCAGCGCGTCGTCGCCGGGATAGATCTGATTAATGATGGTTCCTATCCTGAGTGTGAAGAAAATGCTTTGCTTGTTGCACAGGGCAGCATTGGTGAAGTGGTGCAAATTGGTCATCACGTAGATACAGATACGCCTGTCTATCTGGTTGAATTTGGTACCGATGCGAAGAGTGGTTATGTGGTTGGATGTATGGAAGAAGAAATTTCCCCAGTCTAA
- a CDS encoding DUF3024 domain-containing protein yields the protein MSNGLATRQTMTQANYPMPYLACPHPNEFDLRRIARLLAQRVRYRYVEPEVQAIAGGYQIVSPCCSRNIDASGGTIDIARLEYVVQESLWRLYYKDHQRNMWQLHLEAPKLKMLITQLNEDPLRIFWQ from the coding sequence ATGAGTAATGGACTAGCAACAAGACAGACGATGACCCAAGCAAATTATCCTATGCCATATTTGGCCTGCCCGCATCCGAATGAATTTGATTTGCGTCGTATCGCACGGTTACTGGCACAGCGCGTGCGCTATCGTTATGTTGAACCTGAAGTTCAAGCCATAGCAGGTGGTTATCAGATAGTCAGCCCATGTTGTTCGCGCAACATTGATGCCAGCGGTGGCACGATAGACATTGCCAGGCTGGAATATGTAGTTCAGGAAAGTCTGTGGCGGCTATATTACAAGGATCACCAGCGCAATATGTGGCAGTTACATCTGGAAGCACCGAAGCTGAAAATGCTGATTACGCAACTGAATGAGGATCCCTTGCGGATATTCTGGCAATGA
- a CDS encoding cysteine desulfurase family protein — protein MSASDTIYVDNNATTPLAPEVLSAMTACLTDCYGNPSSLHHVGAMAKQIVMDARSKVANLLGATPAEIVFTSSATESNHLAILGALGRDRSRQHVVTTVVEHPSTRLLLSRLISEGVTVTEIAVDGHGIPDLAALEAAITPHTALVSMMWANNETGAVLPVAEAAAIAAAHGVLFHTDAVQAVGRVPVDMRQVSADLLSLSGHKLHAAKGIGVLFMRKGCKLPSLLYGHQERGRRGGTENVAAIAGLGVAAELALKNLETDSAYVAALRHRLERGLLQQLPFASVNSGGTQRLANTSNIRFGEIDAEITLDRLDKAGICASSGSACTAGGTEPSHVLLSMGLSRTEALAAVRFSLSRYNTVLEVDRILKVLPDIVRPLAGMVAC, from the coding sequence ATGAGCGCCTCAGATACCATTTATGTCGACAACAATGCGACCACACCGCTGGCGCCAGAAGTCCTGTCAGCGATGACTGCGTGTCTGACTGATTGTTATGGCAACCCATCCAGCCTGCATCATGTTGGCGCCATGGCGAAACAGATAGTGATGGATGCGCGTAGCAAAGTGGCAAATTTGCTGGGGGCTACACCGGCAGAGATCGTATTTACCAGTAGTGCTACTGAGAGTAATCACTTGGCAATACTGGGTGCGTTGGGGCGCGATCGGTCGCGGCAGCATGTGGTGACGACAGTGGTGGAACACCCGTCTACACGACTGCTGTTATCGAGGTTGATAAGTGAGGGCGTTACGGTCACTGAAATCGCTGTTGATGGCCATGGTATTCCCGATCTGGCGGCGCTGGAGGCCGCGATCACACCGCATACTGCGTTGGTCAGCATGATGTGGGCGAATAACGAAACTGGTGCAGTGCTGCCAGTGGCCGAAGCTGCGGCAATAGCTGCAGCGCATGGCGTACTGTTTCACACCGATGCAGTGCAGGCGGTTGGCCGCGTGCCTGTGGATATGCGCCAAGTGTCAGCAGATTTGCTGTCATTGTCGGGTCACAAATTACATGCAGCCAAGGGCATCGGTGTGCTTTTTATGCGTAAGGGTTGCAAGTTGCCGTCGCTGTTATACGGGCATCAGGAACGTGGCCGGCGTGGCGGAACCGAAAATGTCGCGGCGATAGCAGGGTTGGGTGTAGCTGCGGAACTGGCGCTGAAAAATCTGGAAACGGACAGTGCTTATGTAGCTGCGTTGCGCCACAGGTTGGAGCGGGGGCTGTTACAGCAATTGCCTTTTGCCAGCGTCAATAGCGGTGGTACACAGCGCCTGGCCAATACCAGCAATATCCGTTTCGGCGAGATTGATGCTGAAATTACATTGGACCGGCTGGATAAGGCAGGAATATGTGCATCCAGCGGGTCAGCGTGTACTGCGGGGGGGACAGAACCGTCACATGTGTTGTTGTCCATGGGGCTGTCCAGAACTGAGGCACTGGCTGCTGTGCGGTTTTCTCTGAGTCGTTACAACACTGTACTTGAGGTGGATCGCATCCTCAAGGTATTACCGGACATCGTGCGACCACTGGCTGGCATGGTCGCATGCTGA
- the nifT gene encoding putative nitrogen fixation protein NifT: MKIMIRKNAAGELSAYVPKKDLEEPISTMEKPEMWGGMITLANGWQLELPAMAADTRLPITVDARKVSD, translated from the coding sequence ATGAAAATCATGATCCGCAAAAATGCAGCTGGTGAACTATCTGCCTACGTCCCTAAAAAAGATCTGGAAGAGCCGATTTCTACCATGGAAAAACCGGAAATGTGGGGCGGCATGATTACCTTGGCAAATGGTTGGCAACTGGAGTTGCCCGCCATGGCAGCAGACACACGTTTGCCGATTACAGTTGATGCCCGCAAAGTGAGTGATTGA
- a CDS encoding DUF6129 family protein — protein sequence MTITHDQVSSLTSLLVALPRGENPVAAVRSSFPEMSVSRCSADDMRDETPFRRVGDYDVFLVDTSNHCWRIIDEPATATGVILAMHS from the coding sequence ATGACTATTACTCATGATCAGGTGAGTAGCCTCACCAGTCTGTTAGTGGCATTGCCCAGGGGAGAAAACCCAGTTGCTGCGGTTCGTTCCAGTTTCCCGGAAATGTCAGTGTCGCGTTGCTCTGCTGATGATATGCGTGATGAAACACCGTTTCGTCGCGTGGGTGATTATGACGTGTTTCTGGTTGATACCAGCAATCATTGTTGGCGCATTATTGATGAGCCCGCTACTGCAACCGGCGTAATACTCGCCATGCATAGCTGA
- a CDS encoding DegT/DnrJ/EryC1/StrS family aminotransferase — translation MEEEWIALTDPDISTHELAAVTKVLKSSRLSAGPVVEQFEDAFAESLGRCYGIAVASGTIGLMVSLRALGIGAGDEVIASAYSWHQIAHAIVLVGATPVFADIDYWSGTLSAEKAAAKITPKTRAIVVGNTNGHPAAWEPFRALANEHGLKLIEDSTEAIGSRYKGKVVGTFGDLAIFDFSQPSALCCGEGAMIVTDDHDLASELRYHRSRGLDERFSIAIASRVPYQAAMSDMTAALGLAQLDRLDEILARRKRVEGYYEEHILAFEGIKPSYVAPDVDEVHWMSFVVHLGTRFTRSGRNQIVDDLATEQVEVLAYCNPLHLQYFYGTLGHKKGDLFVTEKVADRSLALPFHAHLDSDTVHFIVTTTKDSSINVGAGAAIY, via the coding sequence ATGGAAGAAGAATGGATAGCACTGACTGATCCTGATATCAGTACACATGAACTGGCTGCAGTGACTAAAGTGCTGAAGTCGTCACGTTTGTCTGCAGGGCCGGTAGTTGAACAGTTTGAAGACGCTTTTGCAGAAAGTCTGGGGCGCTGTTATGGCATAGCCGTAGCGAGTGGAACGATAGGCTTGATGGTGAGTTTACGTGCGTTGGGTATAGGTGCAGGTGATGAGGTGATCGCCAGTGCGTACTCGTGGCATCAAATTGCCCATGCCATCGTACTGGTTGGCGCAACACCCGTATTTGCCGATATTGATTACTGGTCGGGCACGCTGTCTGCAGAAAAAGCTGCGGCTAAAATTACGCCAAAAACACGTGCGATAGTCGTCGGTAATACCAACGGCCATCCCGCTGCATGGGAACCGTTTCGTGCACTTGCCAATGAGCATGGTCTTAAGCTTATTGAAGATAGTACTGAGGCCATAGGCTCACGTTATAAAGGCAAAGTAGTGGGCACGTTCGGTGATTTGGCGATATTTGATTTTTCTCAGCCATCAGCATTGTGTTGTGGCGAAGGCGCGATGATCGTTACTGATGACCATGATCTCGCCAGTGAGTTGCGCTACCACCGCAGTCGTGGTCTGGACGAACGATTCTCTATCGCCATCGCCAGTCGTGTGCCATATCAGGCTGCTATGAGTGATATGACGGCGGCATTAGGTCTGGCACAACTCGACCGGCTGGACGAAATTCTGGCGCGGCGCAAACGGGTTGAAGGTTACTACGAGGAACACATACTCGCGTTTGAAGGGATCAAGCCTTCCTATGTCGCACCTGATGTCGATGAAGTGCACTGGATGAGCTTTGTTGTTCATCTCGGTACGCGCTTCACGCGCAGCGGACGCAACCAGATAGTTGATGATCTCGCGACCGAACAGGTTGAAGTATTGGCTTACTGCAATCCGCTGCATTTGCAGTATTTTTACGGCACGCTGGGACATAAAAAAGGGGATTTGTTTGTCACCGAGAAAGTGGCTGATCGTTCGCTGGCTTTACCGTTCCATGCGCATTTAGATAGCGATACGGTACATTTTATTGTTACTACCACCAAGGATTCGTCAATTAACGTAGGTGCCGGAGCGGCAATTTACTGA